Proteins from one Bradyrhizobium roseum genomic window:
- a CDS encoding helix-turn-helix transcriptional regulator has translation MSKPILHDRSVDQPVAPEAHQSNMPISDGRPPDAEMARVLGTTPFHMALDASGSGIAHWKHDPLHDDVEPMAHHVIMAYNGSVQRMERRTGRSVAIGTFRRGVVIIIPEGSSSRWDIPKPVDVVQLYLPHAMLKRVADEAEIASPTDLLERTAYPDPITSRLLLSAADALEGNGALDALFRHQLTDLLATRLLAAHTGSPSTFQPTIGGLSQKVLRRAIERLRSDSGADVSLDALASDAGLSRFHFCRAFKESTGLSPHAWLRQHRLEHAMNMLRDSDVSIVEVAVALGYSSQTAFAAAFRKLTGETPSDWRRRMR, from the coding sequence ATGAGTAAGCCAATCTTGCACGATCGTTCAGTGGATCAGCCGGTCGCGCCTGAAGCGCATCAGAGCAACATGCCGATTTCCGATGGGCGTCCCCCCGATGCGGAGATGGCACGCGTGCTCGGGACCACACCATTTCACATGGCTTTGGATGCCTCCGGCAGCGGGATCGCCCACTGGAAACATGACCCGTTGCACGACGACGTCGAGCCCATGGCCCATCACGTCATCATGGCTTATAACGGCTCGGTGCAGCGCATGGAGCGGCGGACCGGGAGATCGGTTGCGATTGGAACGTTTCGTCGCGGGGTTGTGATAATCATTCCGGAAGGATCAAGCTCCCGGTGGGATATCCCAAAGCCTGTTGACGTCGTTCAGCTCTATCTTCCTCACGCAATGCTGAAACGCGTTGCCGACGAAGCCGAGATCGCATCACCGACCGATCTCCTGGAGAGAACTGCGTATCCCGACCCCATTACGTCCCGATTGCTCTTGAGTGCGGCCGATGCCTTGGAGGGCAATGGGGCCCTGGATGCGCTGTTCAGGCATCAACTGACAGACCTATTGGCCACACGGCTCCTGGCTGCGCACACCGGCTCGCCAAGCACGTTCCAGCCGACCATCGGCGGGCTGTCGCAGAAGGTCCTGCGCCGTGCAATCGAACGCCTGCGCTCGGACAGCGGTGCGGACGTCTCCCTCGATGCGCTGGCTTCCGATGCCGGCCTGTCGCGCTTCCACTTCTGCCGCGCCTTTAAGGAAAGCACCGGCCTTTCGCCGCACGCCTGGCTGCGCCAGCACCGGCTTGAGCACGCCATGAACATGCTGCGTGACAGCGATGTATCGATCGTCGAGGTCGCAGTCGCGCTCGGCTATTCCTCGCAGACCGCCTTCGCCGCGGCATTCCGGAAGCTGACTGGCGAAACTCCCAGCGACTGGCGACGGCGCATGCGTTAG
- a CDS encoding PAS domain-containing sensor histidine kinase has product MTSLIHKAITGGPERPFASAPGMELSDWASESVIVRNADGIIQYWNAASEALYGWPAMAMIGQNFAAFCAPGPDTAEQVRTLLQEGRWEGVARRRSPDGTEVAAAVRQIVRRDASGTVLDIIEFGRDAGRIAQAATMRMDAELQSYLAAAWELDTSPARSVLHTIDELRSRGIIDNLNEHPKWVERLLTATRISAVNDRAVRMFGAHAGYEQMVGQPVGAFWPAESRSVLASLLEKVATDRSPFEARKMVSSGTIRSPIISAWRAAEPKPPGTVLVTIKGAASDDRTSWELQASEDRYRKLIQYLPTALWQVDSRRAADALEQLKANGVRDIATYLDQNPDLVEHAKDVVRVTDVNRGAVSLFRADNAAALIKSVRYIFAAAPGLAERVMVAHFEGRRNFIEETRIRAFDGTVVDVLFTVTYPVPPEQLDMTFITMQDISERLNAEQQLRKLQADFTHAGRIATLGELATSIAHEINQPLTAIITNGETSLRWLARADQNIEKVTQLTSRIVSSARRAGEIIHRIRGMAAKNEPEKRLIDLNETVEEALLFIRHDIDAKSIVLSATLGAGLPRVLGDRIQLQQVIINLLVNSVQAITQSGQPIRRIDVQTSLDNEGSVVFSAFDNGPGIPAADLGHVFDSFFSTKEAGIGIGLAICHSIITAHSGSISGSNRPNGGAHFRFTLPVPRLDPPDSSVVDFIGQAHQPIQ; this is encoded by the coding sequence ATGACTAGCCTCATCCACAAAGCCATCACGGGCGGCCCAGAACGCCCGTTCGCGTCTGCGCCGGGAATGGAATTGTCCGATTGGGCATCTGAAAGCGTGATCGTGCGCAACGCGGATGGCATCATCCAGTACTGGAATGCAGCATCGGAAGCTCTCTATGGATGGCCGGCCATGGCCATGATCGGGCAGAATTTTGCGGCGTTCTGCGCGCCCGGCCCCGACACTGCCGAACAGGTCCGCACACTGCTGCAGGAAGGTCGGTGGGAGGGTGTGGCCCGTAGACGCAGTCCGGATGGAACAGAAGTTGCTGCCGCCGTCAGGCAAATCGTCAGGCGAGACGCAAGCGGCACCGTGCTTGATATCATTGAGTTCGGACGAGACGCGGGGAGAATAGCCCAAGCCGCAACCATGCGCATGGATGCCGAACTCCAAAGCTACCTAGCGGCCGCTTGGGAGCTTGATACCTCGCCCGCACGCTCTGTGCTCCATACGATCGACGAACTCAGAAGCCGTGGCATAATCGACAATCTCAACGAACATCCGAAGTGGGTTGAGAGGCTCCTGACGGCGACCCGCATCTCGGCCGTCAACGATCGCGCGGTTCGCATGTTCGGAGCGCATGCCGGGTACGAGCAGATGGTCGGTCAACCCGTCGGCGCGTTCTGGCCGGCAGAAAGTCGCTCAGTCCTTGCCTCCCTACTAGAAAAAGTAGCGACCGATCGCTCGCCCTTCGAGGCTCGCAAAATGGTCTCGAGCGGAACTATCCGCAGTCCCATCATCAGTGCATGGCGTGCTGCGGAGCCGAAGCCTCCCGGCACCGTGCTTGTAACGATCAAGGGTGCAGCAAGTGACGATCGCACGTCCTGGGAACTGCAGGCGAGCGAGGACCGATACCGCAAGCTGATTCAATATCTACCGACCGCGCTCTGGCAGGTCGACTCCCGTCGCGCCGCCGACGCGCTCGAACAGTTGAAGGCAAACGGCGTACGCGATATCGCAACCTATCTCGATCAGAATCCGGACCTAGTTGAACATGCCAAAGACGTCGTGCGCGTAACGGATGTAAACCGCGGCGCGGTTTCGCTGTTTCGCGCCGATAACGCCGCTGCTCTGATAAAGTCTGTTCGATACATCTTTGCCGCGGCCCCCGGGCTCGCGGAACGGGTCATGGTTGCGCACTTCGAAGGTCGCCGAAATTTCATCGAAGAGACCAGGATTCGCGCCTTTGACGGTACGGTCGTCGATGTTCTGTTCACGGTTACATATCCGGTGCCGCCCGAGCAACTGGACATGACCTTCATAACCATGCAGGACATCAGCGAGCGGTTGAATGCAGAACAGCAACTTCGAAAATTGCAGGCCGACTTCACGCATGCTGGACGCATCGCAACCCTCGGCGAACTGGCAACCTCGATTGCGCACGAAATCAACCAGCCGCTTACGGCAATCATTACCAACGGCGAGACGAGCCTGAGGTGGCTCGCGCGCGCCGATCAAAACATCGAGAAGGTCACACAGCTCACTTCCAGAATCGTATCGAGCGCGCGGCGTGCGGGTGAGATCATTCATCGCATCCGGGGCATGGCGGCGAAAAATGAACCGGAGAAACGTCTCATCGACCTCAATGAGACAGTCGAGGAAGCCCTCCTGTTCATCCGCCACGACATTGACGCGAAGTCGATCGTTCTTTCGGCGACCCTCGGCGCAGGACTTCCCCGCGTGCTGGGTGACCGGATTCAGCTGCAGCAAGTGATCATCAACTTGCTGGTCAATAGCGTCCAGGCGATTACCCAGTCCGGGCAGCCAATCCGTCGAATTGACGTCCAAACATCGCTCGATAACGAGGGTTCGGTCGTCTTTTCGGCTTTTGACAATGGACCGGGCATTCCTGCCGCAGACCTGGGTCATGTCTTCGATAGCTTCTTCAGCACCAAGGAAGCAGGAATTGGCATTGGCCTGGCTATTTGCCATTCGATCATTACCGCGCACAGCGGCAGCATTTCAGGTTCAAACCGTCCGAACGGCGGCGCACATTTTCGCTTCACGCTTCCTGTGCCACGGCTCGACCCGCCCGATTCCAGTGTTGTCGATTTCATCGGCCAAGCGCACCAGCCGATCCAGTGA
- a CDS encoding response regulator transcription factor — protein MVSSFASGNCCLRQFEKDHPRPKDGYSPGQQWARCEGGHPATLAKVTGLSKAPIVAIVDDDEAVREALSDLLLVLDLSCRTFDRAEAFMAEYVPGGFDCLITDVSMPGHSGLDLLHRLRSIGSLIPVIIVTADTKSATRLRAMRGGAQAYLTKPVNSEALLGHLQSALRHVDPSSDGNGRGTPSDD, from the coding sequence TTGGTCAGCTCATTCGCATCTGGGAACTGTTGCCTGCGGCAATTCGAGAAGGATCACCCTAGACCAAAGGATGGTTACAGTCCGGGCCAGCAATGGGCCAGATGCGAGGGTGGCCATCCGGCCACGCTAGCGAAGGTCACTGGCTTGTCTAAAGCGCCTATTGTCGCGATCGTAGATGACGACGAAGCTGTGCGAGAGGCCCTTTCCGACCTCCTTCTGGTGCTGGATCTATCGTGTCGCACTTTCGATCGAGCGGAGGCCTTCATGGCGGAATACGTCCCGGGCGGGTTCGATTGCCTGATTACCGATGTGAGCATGCCGGGACATAGCGGGCTCGACCTGCTGCATCGACTACGGAGCATCGGCTCCTTAATACCCGTCATCATCGTCACTGCCGACACGAAATCGGCGACCCGATTGCGCGCCATGAGAGGCGGCGCCCAGGCATATCTGACAAAGCCGGTAAACAGCGAAGCGCTGCTTGGTCATCTGCAGTCCGCTCTGAGACATGTGGATCCGTCCTCTGATGGTAATGGGCGGGGGACGCCTTCCGATGACTAG
- a CDS encoding response regulator transcription factor — protein sequence MSLAIDNTDPLVLIVDDDEEVRSALRELLLSVGIDACCFGSTQELLSADLPERPGCLILDVRMPGASGLDLQQHLALNGSTRPIIFLSGHGDIAMTVQAMKAGAVDFLTKPVRDQTLLDAVRAAIEKDVSQMAAARLVKQHVDRYAKLTPREREVLREVVKGRLNKQIAFDLGISEITVKLHRGNVTKKMQATSVGQLIRIWELLPAAIREGSP from the coding sequence ATGAGCCTGGCTATCGACAATACGGATCCGCTTGTCTTGATCGTGGACGATGACGAGGAGGTCCGGTCCGCGCTCCGCGAACTTCTGCTGTCGGTCGGAATTGATGCCTGTTGCTTTGGATCGACACAAGAATTGCTGAGTGCCGATCTTCCGGAGCGGCCGGGTTGTCTAATCCTCGACGTTCGTATGCCCGGAGCAAGCGGCCTGGATCTCCAGCAGCACCTCGCTCTGAACGGCAGTACGCGACCGATCATTTTCCTTTCCGGTCATGGCGACATCGCCATGACCGTGCAGGCGATGAAGGCTGGAGCTGTCGATTTCCTTACCAAGCCTGTCAGAGACCAGACGCTCCTCGATGCAGTCAGGGCCGCGATCGAGAAAGATGTCTCGCAAATGGCCGCGGCCCGGCTCGTCAAACAGCATGTCGACCGCTACGCAAAGTTGACACCGCGCGAACGCGAAGTTCTGCGCGAGGTGGTCAAGGGCCGCCTCAACAAGCAAATTGCCTTCGATCTCGGTATCAGCGAAATCACCGTCAAGTTGCACCGCGGCAACGTCACCAAAAAGATGCAGGCAACGTCCGTTGGTCAGCTCATTCGCATCTGGGAACTGTTGCCTGCGGCAATTCGAGAAGGATCACCCTAG
- a CDS encoding alpha/beta hydrolase: MREKAEPACIADVGLLEPLTQQFVDAMANGPTTRELSFKDARMFLADIQSGVIGKPAVHFEDMVACTGPTGTVPIRIVRPESASETLPALVYVHGGWTSGDKQTHDRLIREIAVGAHVALFFVDYDRSPEAKYPVAIEQVYAVTKYLVDHAGHLGIDSTRMAIVGDGIGGNMAAAVTLMAKERRGPKIDVQVLFYPAVSLMFDTGSYASFANGPWLTRQAMEAFRSAYIPDLATRRQITAAPLNASIDQLTGLPDALVIVAENDVLRDEGECYARKLARAGVRVTSTRYNGTIHDFVMLNALADTPAARGAIAQTNALLRSILE; this comes from the coding sequence ATGCGTGAGAAAGCCGAACCAGCATGTATCGCCGATGTCGGTTTGCTCGAGCCCCTGACGCAGCAGTTTGTCGATGCGATGGCTAACGGCCCGACGACACGCGAACTGTCTTTCAAAGACGCACGAATGTTTCTAGCGGATATCCAATCAGGCGTCATCGGCAAGCCAGCCGTGCATTTTGAGGATATGGTAGCCTGCACCGGTCCCACCGGCACGGTGCCAATTCGCATCGTTCGACCGGAGAGCGCAAGTGAAACTCTGCCTGCATTGGTATATGTCCATGGCGGTTGGACTTCCGGCGATAAACAGACGCACGATCGCTTGATTCGCGAGATCGCGGTCGGTGCGCACGTCGCCTTGTTCTTTGTGGATTACGACCGCTCGCCGGAAGCCAAATATCCCGTAGCAATCGAACAGGTCTATGCCGTTACCAAATACCTAGTGGACCATGCTGGGCATCTAGGAATTGATTCCACGCGGATGGCCATCGTTGGCGACGGTATCGGCGGCAACATGGCCGCCGCGGTCACTCTCATGGCAAAGGAGCGGCGCGGCCCCAAGATAGACGTGCAGGTGCTGTTCTACCCCGCCGTCAGCCTGATGTTCGACACCGGGTCCTATGCCTCGTTCGCAAATGGTCCGTGGCTGACCAGGCAAGCGATGGAAGCGTTCAGGAGCGCTTATATTCCGGACCTCGCCACGCGCAGGCAGATCACCGCGGCACCGCTCAACGCCTCGATTGATCAACTGACCGGCCTTCCGGATGCGCTTGTCATCGTCGCCGAAAACGACGTTCTCCGTGATGAGGGTGAGTGCTACGCGCGCAAATTGGCTCGCGCGGGGGTGCGCGTCACCTCTACGCGATACAACGGCACTATTCATGATTTCGTCATGCTCAACGCACTGGCCGATACTCCTGCTGCCCGAGGCGCTATTGCGCAGACCAACGCCCTTCTCCGGTCCATTCTTGAATGA
- a CDS encoding ATP-binding protein: MAPATRGGPDHHVSGTEAGGRNDLSASIELTFAFGPFRLFPRQQLLLQGGNPIPLGSRAFEILVALVEQAGKVVDKDELVARVWSGLAVEESNLRAQINAVRRALAEGRPGENYIVTAPGRGYRFVATVSRHMGDTAQTFPAPHKGHNLPDRLTRPIGRADIVAMVSSRLQRRRFVTIVGPGGIGKTTVALAVADQLIASYKDGGRFVDLAPLNDSKLVPSALASVLGVPIRSENPYPALTSFLKHKQMLLLFDNCEHVLLAAAELAEELLKGAPAVHILATSREPLRAEDERVQRLPPLETAPVEAELTVMEALSYPAVQLFVERAAASAGGYELKDEDVPVVAQICRRLDGIALAIELAACRVDAFGVRGVASRLDDRFHLLTRGRRTALPRHQTLRAAFDWSYDLLSDVERVVMRRLGVFAGRFTMEAASAITGDNKIVASDIDGVVADLVDKSLVIADVAGETVYYRLTDTARAYAQKRLSEEGETLAVRSRHALYQLERFERALVEWETWPTTEWLSAHAPQIDDLRSALDWAFSPSGDPGVGVALTVVAVPVWFEMSLMEECRTRAERALTILGESTSDGRRRMHLYAAVAWSQMYTTASARDTGVAWATAFEIAETLDDTDYRLRALWGMWASRVNRGQFVEALELAKRFSSVAEKTTDINDRLLGDRLKGATLHFLGNQSGARQHIERMLAHYVAPVRRSHAVRFQFDQRVTARITLARVLWLQGLATEALRCIENNVGDALSINHRLSLCNALAQAACPIALVAGDLSAAERYTRMLFYQTGSDELDIWRAYGRCFEGELQVKRGNLAAGLRQLKAGIDELRRARFVQYLTTFLGALAEGLTAAGDDLLARTTIDEAIERNEQSEERWCSPELLRIKGVVALQRDAGQAEEEFLASIELARTQEALAWELRTTTSLARLRRDQGRVGEAYELLSPLYSRFTEGYETNDLRIAKGLLDELSGQR; the protein is encoded by the coding sequence ATGGCACCCGCTACCAGAGGCGGCCCTGACCATCATGTATCCGGAACGGAAGCTGGCGGACGTAACGACCTAAGCGCGTCCATCGAGCTTACCTTTGCCTTTGGCCCGTTCCGCCTTTTCCCGCGACAGCAACTACTCCTCCAAGGCGGGAATCCGATTCCGCTCGGAAGTCGAGCCTTTGAAATTCTCGTGGCGTTGGTTGAGCAAGCCGGCAAGGTGGTCGACAAGGATGAACTCGTTGCTCGTGTGTGGTCTGGTCTCGCCGTAGAAGAATCGAATCTTCGAGCTCAAATCAACGCAGTGCGCCGCGCACTAGCGGAAGGTAGACCGGGCGAGAACTACATCGTCACGGCGCCCGGTCGGGGATATCGCTTCGTTGCGACGGTTTCACGGCACATGGGCGATACAGCCCAAACCTTCCCCGCCCCTCATAAAGGCCACAACTTGCCGGACCGCCTCACCCGACCGATCGGCCGTGCCGATATCGTCGCCATGGTGAGCAGCAGGCTACAGCGACGCCGCTTCGTCACGATCGTCGGACCGGGCGGAATCGGCAAGACTACAGTTGCTCTGGCGGTCGCCGACCAGTTGATAGCTTCTTACAAAGATGGTGGACGATTCGTTGACCTTGCTCCGCTCAACGATTCCAAGCTTGTTCCAAGCGCACTCGCTTCTGTGCTTGGTGTTCCGATCCGCTCGGAGAATCCATATCCCGCACTGACTTCGTTTCTCAAGCATAAGCAGATGTTGCTACTGTTCGACAACTGCGAGCATGTCTTGCTGGCAGCGGCGGAGTTAGCTGAAGAACTTCTGAAAGGGGCACCTGCTGTTCATATCCTTGCCACCAGCCGAGAACCTTTACGTGCCGAGGACGAGCGCGTGCAGCGCCTCCCGCCACTGGAAACTGCTCCCGTCGAGGCAGAATTGACGGTCATGGAAGCGCTTAGCTACCCAGCGGTACAACTCTTTGTCGAGCGCGCGGCAGCGAGCGCCGGCGGATACGAACTCAAGGATGAAGATGTTCCGGTTGTCGCGCAAATCTGCCGTCGCCTCGATGGAATCGCGCTGGCCATCGAGCTTGCTGCATGTCGCGTGGACGCCTTTGGGGTTCGCGGAGTGGCCAGTCGCCTGGACGATCGATTTCATCTGTTGACACGCGGTAGACGCACCGCACTGCCCCGGCACCAAACGCTCCGCGCGGCGTTCGATTGGAGCTACGATCTGCTCTCCGACGTCGAACGCGTCGTTATGCGCCGACTAGGTGTTTTCGCCGGACGCTTTACGATGGAAGCTGCCAGCGCAATCACCGGAGACAACAAAATAGTCGCGTCCGACATCGATGGGGTCGTTGCCGATCTTGTCGATAAGTCGCTGGTCATAGCGGATGTGGCAGGCGAGACCGTATATTACCGCTTAACTGATACAGCACGAGCTTACGCTCAGAAAAGGCTGAGTGAAGAGGGTGAAACCCTGGCTGTTAGAAGCCGACACGCACTCTACCAACTTGAGCGGTTCGAGCGCGCCCTTGTTGAGTGGGAGACCTGGCCCACCACCGAATGGTTATCGGCGCATGCACCGCAGATCGACGATCTTCGCAGCGCACTGGACTGGGCATTTTCGCCGAGCGGCGATCCTGGCGTCGGTGTAGCACTGACGGTCGTGGCGGTGCCTGTTTGGTTCGAGATGTCCCTGATGGAGGAATGTCGCACGCGGGCCGAGCGTGCACTGACTATCCTCGGCGAAAGCACAAGCGACGGTCGCCGCCGGATGCACCTCTATGCTGCGGTTGCTTGGTCGCAGATGTACACGACAGCATCGGCCCGGGACACTGGGGTGGCGTGGGCGACTGCGTTCGAAATCGCAGAAACTCTGGATGATACTGACTACCGCTTGCGGGCTCTTTGGGGAATGTGGGCTTCGCGAGTCAACCGAGGCCAGTTCGTCGAAGCTCTGGAGCTCGCGAAGCGGTTTTCGTCGGTTGCTGAGAAGACGACAGATATCAACGATCGATTACTCGGCGACCGATTGAAAGGTGCGACGCTGCACTTCCTGGGCAATCAATCCGGTGCAAGGCAGCACATTGAGCGGATGCTTGCGCACTACGTAGCTCCCGTCCGTCGATCACATGCGGTGCGCTTCCAGTTCGACCAACGGGTGACAGCACGCATCACGCTCGCACGGGTGCTATGGCTGCAAGGGCTTGCAACTGAGGCATTACGCTGTATCGAGAATAATGTCGGCGACGCTCTTTCGATCAATCACAGACTCTCGCTCTGCAACGCGCTCGCTCAAGCGGCGTGTCCGATTGCCCTCGTGGCTGGCGATCTGTCGGCCGCGGAGCGTTACACGAGGATGCTCTTCTATCAGACCGGCAGCGATGAGCTCGATATCTGGCGAGCTTATGGGCGCTGCTTCGAAGGAGAACTGCAGGTCAAGCGCGGCAATCTCGCCGCCGGCTTACGGCAGCTAAAAGCTGGTATCGACGAGCTTCGCCGAGCCAGATTCGTCCAGTATCTCACGACCTTTCTGGGAGCGTTGGCCGAGGGGCTGACGGCCGCTGGAGACGATCTGCTGGCACGGACCACGATCGATGAGGCGATCGAACGAAACGAGCAGAGCGAGGAGCGCTGGTGCAGTCCGGAGCTGTTGCGGATCAAGGGTGTCGTCGCTTTGCAGCGAGACGCTGGTCAGGCCGAGGAAGAATTTCTGGCGTCGATTGAGTTGGCCCGAACGCAGGAGGCTCTCGCATGGGAGCTGCGCACCACAACCAGCCTGGCGCGACTGCGACGGGATCAAGGGAGGGTCGGCGAAGCCTACGAGCTGCTCTCGCCGCTCTATAGCCGCTTCACCGAGGGCTACGAAACCAACGATCTTAGGATCGCGAAGGGTCTGCTGGATGAGCTCTCCGGACAGCGCTAG